A genome region from Manis pentadactyla isolate mManPen7 chromosome 5, mManPen7.hap1, whole genome shotgun sequence includes the following:
- the PCNA gene encoding proliferating cell nuclear antigen: MFEARLVQGSILKKVLEALKDLINEACWDISSSGVNLQSMDSSHVSLVQLTLRSEGFDTYRCDRNLAMGVNLTSMSKILKCAGNEDIITLRAEDNADTLALVFEAPNQEKVSDYEMKLMDLDVEQLGIPEQEYSCVVKMPSGEFARICRDLSHIGDAVVISCAKDGVKFSASGELGNGNIKLSQTSNVDKEEEAVTIEMNEPVQLTFALRYLNFFTKATPLSPTVTLSMSADVPLVVEYKIADMGHLKYYLAPKIEDEDGS, translated from the exons ATGTTCGAGGCGCGTCTGGTCCAGGGCTCCATCCTGAAGAAGGTGCTGGAGGCACTTAAGGACCTCATCAACGAGGCCTGCTGGGACATCAGCTCGAGCGGCGTGAACCTGCAGAGCATGGACTCGTCCCACGTCTCCCTGGTGCAGCTCACCTTGCGGTCCGAGGGCTTCGACACGTACCGCTGCGACCGCAACTTGGCCATGGGAGTGAACCTCACCAG CAtgtccaaaatactgaaatgtgCTGGCAATGAAGACATCATTACACTAAGGGCTGAAGATAATGCAGACACCTTGGCATTAGTATTTGAAGCTCCAA ATCAAGAAAAGGTTTCAGATTATGAAATGAAATTAATGGATTTAGATGTTGAACAACTTGGAATTCCA GAACAGGAGTATAGCTGTGTAGTAAAGATGCCTTCTGGTGAATTTGCACGTATATGCCGAGATCTCAGTCATATTGGAGATGCTGTTGTAATTTCCTGTGCAAAAGATGGAGTTAAATTTTCTGCAAGTGGAGAACTTGGAAATGGAAATATTAAGTTGTCACAAACAAGTAATGTCGATAAAGAGGAGGAAGCT GTTACCATAGAGATGAATGAACCAGTTCAGTTAACTTTTGCACTGAGGTACCTGAACTTCTTTACAAAAGCCACACCACTCTCTCCTACAGTAACACTCAGTATGTCTGCAGATGTACCCCTTG TTGTAGAGTATAAAATTGCTGATATGGGACATTTAAAGTACTACTTGGCTCCCAAGATTGAAGATGAAGATGGATCTTAG